One genomic segment of Mycolicibacterium psychrotolerans includes these proteins:
- a CDS encoding helix-turn-helix domain-containing protein, which translates to MPPVTYQRPRRVNVTQAAEYAGCSVRTLRGLIAAGKLPVYRIGPKTYRVDLDELDNLMRSGVLGVA; encoded by the coding sequence ATGCCGCCCGTCACCTATCAGCGACCCCGCCGGGTCAACGTCACACAGGCAGCCGAGTATGCGGGCTGCTCGGTGCGCACGCTGCGCGGCCTCATCGCAGCCGGGAAGCTGCCCGTCTACCGGATCGGCCCCAAGACCTATCGCGTCGACCTCGACGAGCTGGACAACCTGATGCGCAGCGGGGTGCTGGGTGTCGCCTAG
- the argS gene encoding arginine--tRNA ligase, with protein MTPADLAELLRSTAAAVLDAHGLDSSALPATVTVERPRNPEHGDYATNLALQLGKKVGANPRELADWLAAALAEQAGIAAAETAGPGFVNLRIEASAQNVLVGDVIAAGTGYGTSAELSGRKVNLEFVSANPTGPIHIGGTRWAAVGDALGRLLSTQGAEVVREYYFNDHGAQIDRFTNSLIAAAKGEPAPEDGYAGSYIGDIAAQVLAKEPDALSLPAEQMRETFRAIGVNLMFDHIKASLHEFGTDFDVYTHEDSMHTSGRVDQAIAKLRENGSIYEADGAVWLRTTDYGDDKDRVVIKSDGQPAYIAGDLAYFLDKRQRGFDLCIYMLGADHHGYIARLKAAAAALGDDPDTVEVLIGQMVNLVRDGQPVRMSKRAGTVITLDDLVEAIGVDAARYALIRSSVDTPIDIDLALWSSASAENPVYYVQYAHARLCALARNAAELGIAPDTAHLDLLTHDKEGTLIRNIGEFPRVLATAAALREPHRVSRYLEDLAGDYHRFYDSCRVLPQGDEEPGELHAARLALCTATRQVIANGLGILGVSAPERM; from the coding sequence GTGACCCCCGCCGATCTGGCCGAGCTGCTCCGCAGCACCGCTGCCGCGGTGCTCGACGCGCACGGCCTAGACTCCTCCGCGCTGCCGGCCACCGTGACCGTGGAGCGCCCGCGCAATCCCGAGCACGGCGACTACGCCACCAACCTGGCTCTGCAGCTCGGCAAGAAGGTCGGCGCCAACCCCCGCGAGCTGGCCGACTGGCTGGCCGCCGCGCTGGCCGAGCAGGCCGGCATCGCGGCGGCCGAGACCGCCGGGCCCGGGTTCGTCAATCTGCGCATCGAGGCCTCGGCGCAGAACGTCCTGGTCGGCGACGTCATCGCCGCCGGTACGGGCTACGGCACGTCCGCCGAGCTGAGCGGGCGCAAGGTCAACCTGGAGTTCGTCTCGGCCAATCCGACCGGTCCCATCCACATCGGCGGCACCCGGTGGGCGGCGGTCGGCGACGCGCTGGGCCGGCTGCTCAGCACGCAGGGCGCCGAGGTGGTACGGGAGTACTACTTCAACGACCACGGCGCGCAGATCGACCGGTTCACGAATTCGTTGATCGCCGCCGCGAAGGGCGAACCGGCACCCGAGGACGGCTACGCCGGCTCCTACATCGGCGACATCGCCGCGCAGGTGCTCGCCAAGGAACCCGACGCGCTGAGTCTTCCCGCCGAGCAGATGCGGGAGACCTTCCGCGCGATCGGCGTGAACCTGATGTTCGACCACATCAAGGCTTCGCTGCACGAGTTCGGCACCGACTTCGACGTCTACACCCACGAAGACTCGATGCACACCTCCGGCCGGGTGGATCAGGCCATCGCGAAGCTGCGGGAGAACGGCTCCATCTACGAAGCCGACGGCGCGGTGTGGCTGCGCACCACCGACTACGGCGACGACAAGGACCGCGTGGTCATCAAGAGCGACGGCCAGCCGGCCTACATCGCCGGTGACCTCGCCTACTTCCTGGACAAGCGCCAGCGCGGCTTCGATCTGTGCATCTACATGCTCGGCGCCGACCACCACGGCTACATCGCGCGGCTCAAGGCCGCCGCGGCGGCGCTCGGCGACGATCCCGACACCGTCGAGGTGCTCATCGGCCAGATGGTCAACCTCGTCCGTGACGGCCAGCCCGTCCGGATGAGCAAGCGGGCCGGCACCGTGATCACCCTCGACGACCTGGTCGAGGCGATCGGCGTCGACGCCGCTCGTTATGCCCTGATCCGCAGTTCGGTCGACACCCCGATCGACATCGACCTCGCGCTGTGGTCGTCGGCATCAGCCGAAAACCCGGTCTACTACGTGCAATACGCGCACGCCCGGCTCTGCGCGCTGGCCCGCAACGCCGCCGAGCTGGGCATCGCGCCCGACACCGCGCACCTCGACCTGCTGACCCACGACAAGGAAGGCACGCTGATCCGAAACATCGGCGAGTTCCCGCGGGTGCTCGCCACCGCCGCGGCCTTGCGTGAACCGCACCGGGTGTCGCGCTATCTCGAGGATCTCGCAGGCGACTATCACCGCTTCTACGACTCCTGCCGTGTCCTTCCGCAGGGCGACGAGGAGCCCGGTGAGCTGCATGCGGCGCGGCTGGCATTGTGCACGGCCACCCGCCAGGTCATCGCCAACGGACTGGGCATCCTCGGCGTCAGCGCCCCGGAGCGGATGTGA
- the lysA gene encoding diaminopimelate decarboxylase — translation MIAHPAGPRHAEEAYHAGAPDRPQTAAEVAALAPNVWPRNALRRDDGVVTIAGVPVSDIAAQYGTPVFVIDEDDFRTRCRQISAAFGGGDHVRYAAKAFLCTEVAQWIAEEGLSLDVASGGELAVALHSGFPAERIALHGNNKSVDELTAAVKAGIEHVVVDSMTEIERLDTIAREAGVVQDVLIRVTVGVEAHTHEFISTAHEDQKFGLSLASGAAMAAVRKVFEADHLRLVGLHSHIGSQIFDVAGFELAAHRVIGLLRDVVAEFGVDKTAQMSIVDLGGGLGISYLPSDDPPPMEDLAAKIGSIVEQESAAVGLPAPKLVVEPGRAIAGPGTITLYEVGTVKDVAVAADRQRRYVSVDGGMSDNIRTSLYGAEYDVRLLSRAGDAAPALCRVVGKHCESGDIVVRDAWLPDDVRPGDLLGVAATGAYCYSMSSRYNLIGRPAVVAVRDGRTRLILRRETVDDLLSLEVR, via the coding sequence GTGATCGCACATCCCGCCGGCCCCCGCCACGCCGAAGAGGCGTACCACGCCGGCGCCCCCGATCGCCCGCAGACCGCTGCGGAGGTGGCCGCCCTCGCCCCGAATGTGTGGCCCCGCAACGCCCTTCGCCGTGACGACGGTGTCGTGACGATCGCCGGTGTGCCGGTGTCCGACATCGCCGCCCAGTACGGCACCCCGGTGTTCGTCATCGACGAGGACGACTTCCGCACCCGCTGCCGGCAGATCTCGGCGGCGTTCGGCGGCGGCGATCACGTGCGGTACGCGGCCAAGGCGTTCCTGTGCACCGAGGTGGCGCAGTGGATCGCGGAGGAGGGCCTGTCCCTCGACGTGGCCAGTGGCGGCGAGCTGGCGGTGGCACTGCACTCGGGTTTCCCCGCGGAGCGAATCGCCCTGCACGGCAACAACAAATCGGTCGACGAGCTCACCGCCGCGGTGAAGGCGGGCATCGAGCACGTCGTGGTCGACTCGATGACCGAGATCGAGCGGTTGGACACGATCGCGCGTGAGGCCGGCGTCGTGCAGGACGTGCTGATCCGTGTCACGGTCGGGGTGGAGGCGCACACCCACGAGTTCATCTCGACCGCGCACGAGGATCAGAAGTTCGGGCTGTCACTGGCCAGTGGCGCGGCAATGGCGGCGGTACGCAAGGTGTTCGAGGCCGACCACCTGCGCCTGGTCGGGTTGCACAGCCACATCGGCTCCCAGATCTTCGACGTCGCCGGCTTCGAACTGGCCGCGCACCGCGTGATCGGACTACTGCGCGACGTCGTCGCCGAGTTCGGTGTCGACAAGACCGCCCAGATGTCGATCGTCGACCTCGGCGGCGGTCTGGGTATCTCGTATCTGCCCTCCGACGACCCGCCGCCGATGGAGGACCTCGCGGCCAAGATCGGGTCCATCGTCGAGCAGGAGTCGGCCGCCGTGGGTCTGCCCGCGCCCAAGCTGGTGGTCGAACCGGGGCGCGCCATCGCCGGCCCTGGCACCATCACCCTGTACGAGGTGGGCACCGTCAAGGACGTGGCCGTCGCCGCGGACCGCCAGCGCCGCTACGTCAGCGTGGACGGCGGGATGAGCGACAACATCAGGACCTCGCTGTACGGGGCCGAGTACGACGTCCGGCTGCTCTCCCGCGCCGGTGACGCCGCCCCGGCGCTGTGCCGGGTCGTCGGCAAGCACTGTGAAAGCGGCGACATCGTGGTGCGCGACGCATGGCTGCCCGACGACGTGCGCCCAGGCGACCTGCTCGGCGTCGCCGCCACAGGCGCATACTGCTATTCGATGTCGAGCCGGTACAACCTGATCGGCCGGCCGGCCGTGGTGGCCGTGCGCGACGGGCGAACCCGCCTGATCCTGCGCCGGGAGACGGTCGACGATCTGTTGAGTCTGGAAGTGAGGTGA
- a CDS encoding homoserine dehydrogenase: MSDDKDREIGVAVLGLGNVGSEVVRIIEQSAADLTARIGAPLALRGIGVRRVADDRGVPVELLTDDIDELVSRDDVDIVVELMGPVEPARKAILAALERGKSVVTANKALMAVSAGELAQAAEHAHVDLYFEAAVAGAIPVIRPLTQSLAGDTVLRVAGIVNGTTNYILSEMDSTGADYGSALADASALGYAEADPTADVEGYDAAAKAAILASIAFHTRVTADDVYREGITKVTSADFASARALGCTIKLLAICERLTNDEGQQRVSARVYPALVPLDHPLASVNGAFNAVVVEAEAAGRLMFYGQGAGGAPTASAVLGDLVMAARNRVQGGRGPRESKYAKLPVAPIGFIPTRYYVNMNVTDRPGVLSAVAAEFSKHEVSIAEVRQEGMVDEGGQRCGARIVVVTHQATDAALSETVAALADLEVVSSINSVLRMEGTTE; encoded by the coding sequence GTGAGCGACGACAAGGACCGCGAAATCGGTGTGGCCGTGCTCGGGCTGGGCAACGTCGGCAGCGAGGTGGTGCGCATCATCGAGCAGAGCGCAGCCGACCTGACCGCGCGTATCGGGGCGCCACTGGCGCTGCGCGGCATCGGGGTCCGCCGGGTCGCCGACGATCGCGGCGTGCCGGTGGAGCTGCTCACCGACGACATCGACGAGCTCGTCTCCCGCGACGACGTCGACATCGTGGTCGAACTGATGGGGCCCGTCGAGCCGGCGCGCAAGGCGATCCTGGCCGCGCTGGAGCGGGGCAAGTCGGTGGTCACCGCGAACAAGGCGCTGATGGCCGTGTCGGCAGGCGAGCTGGCGCAGGCCGCCGAGCACGCCCACGTGGACCTCTACTTCGAGGCCGCGGTGGCCGGCGCGATCCCGGTCATCCGGCCACTGACCCAGTCGCTGGCCGGCGACACGGTGCTGCGGGTGGCCGGCATCGTCAACGGCACCACGAACTACATCCTCTCCGAGATGGACAGCACAGGCGCCGATTACGGCAGCGCCCTGGCCGATGCCAGCGCGCTGGGCTACGCCGAGGCGGACCCGACCGCCGACGTCGAGGGCTACGACGCTGCCGCCAAGGCGGCCATCCTGGCCTCGATCGCGTTCCACACCCGGGTCACCGCCGACGACGTCTACCGCGAGGGCATCACGAAGGTGACGTCGGCCGACTTCGCGTCGGCGCGCGCGCTGGGCTGCACCATCAAGCTGTTGGCCATCTGCGAGCGGCTCACCAACGACGAAGGGCAGCAGCGGGTTTCGGCACGGGTGTACCCGGCCCTGGTGCCGTTGGACCATCCGCTGGCGTCGGTCAACGGCGCCTTCAACGCCGTCGTGGTGGAAGCCGAGGCGGCCGGCCGACTGATGTTCTACGGCCAGGGCGCCGGGGGAGCGCCCACCGCGTCGGCCGTGCTGGGCGATCTGGTGATGGCCGCCCGCAACCGCGTTCAGGGCGGCCGGGGACCCCGAGAGTCCAAGTACGCGAAGCTGCCCGTCGCGCCCATCGGCTTCATCCCGACCCGCTACTACGTCAACATGAACGTGACCGACCGCCCCGGCGTGCTGTCAGCCGTCGCGGCGGAGTTCTCCAAGCACGAGGTGAGCATCGCCGAGGTGCGCCAGGAGGGCATGGTCGACGAGGGTGGCCAGCGTTGCGGCGCGCGCATCGTCGTGGTGACCCACCAGGCCACCGACGCCGCACTGTCGGAAACCGTTGCGGCACTGGCTGATCTGGAGGTCGTGTCGAGCATCAACAGCGTCCTGCGGATGGAAG